The genomic interval CATCAAGGAGTTCGTCGGTACGCTTCGCGCCATCGTCGACGAGGTGAAGTTCAATGTTGAGCCTGATGGCATTCAGGTCCGTGCGGTCGATCCCGCAAACGTCGCGATGGACGACGGTGTGCTGTCCGCAGGGGCTTTCGAGTCCTACGACGCCTCCGAGGGTGTTCTGGGCCTCAATCTCGAACGTCTCGAGGGGGTCCTAAAACTCGCGAAGAAGGATGATCTCGTCGAACTCTCGTTCGACACGAATACGTTCAAACTCGTCATCTACATCGATGGCGTCGAGTTCACGATGGCGTGTATCGACCCCGACAGCATCAGGTCGGAACCCGAAATTCCGGACATGGATCTCCCCGCGTCGTTCACTGTCGATGAATCGCAGATCAGGCGGGGGGTGAAAGCAGCTGATATGGTCTCCGACCACATCCAAATCCGTTGTGACGAGACCGAGCAGGCCGTCTTCATCGAAGCCCAAGGCGACACCGACGACGTGTCCCTAGAACTTACGGAGGAGGAGTATACCGAGCTGACCGCCGTCGACGCGGAGGCGCTGTTTTCGCTTGACTACGTTAAGGACATCTCCCGGAAATTCCCGAAGAACGCTGCA from Halobellus litoreus carries:
- a CDS encoding DNA polymerase sliding clamp, yielding MDVDDATTAETAENTQPKGEPEPDLESEPDSEPEQESNTDGEADEDVEEDAEEEADVGTGPPSQFQAAIMGGDIKEFVGTLRAIVDEVKFNVEPDGIQVRAVDPANVAMDDGVLSAGAFESYDASEGVLGLNLERLEGVLKLAKKDDLVELSFDTNTFKLVIYIDGVEFTMACIDPDSIRSEPEIPDMDLPASFTVDESQIRRGVKAADMVSDHIQIRCDETEQAVFIEAQGDTDDVSLELTEEEYTELTAVDAEALFSLDYVKDISRKFPKNAAISITFGTDFPMMIEYEFADGECEILSMIAPRIRSN